Proteins encoded in a region of the Candidatus Obscuribacter sp. genome:
- the scpB gene encoding SMC-Scp complex subunit ScpB, with the protein MNLKNQIEALLFLTDKPLKTQVIARTINQDVQLVRQAMLELINDYEERQGAIEIADEDGYMMQVKDEFSNLVDEFAPFEMPTSLVRTLSAIAIKQPVMQSEVIKIRGAGAYDHIKELLARELIHRKEDGRSPTLTTTKKFQEYFRLSKDGQTWRTVMDKAQKAAPADHIDMDDEVIEPKQLAVFDATPKQEGTFDASPKLNQADEQDSVANESVSMLEAVDAISEVKAGSASGSN; encoded by the coding sequence ATGAACCTAAAAAATCAAATTGAAGCTTTACTGTTTTTGACAGACAAACCTCTCAAAACACAAGTAATTGCCCGGACAATCAACCAGGATGTACAGCTGGTGCGTCAGGCTATGCTTGAGCTTATAAATGATTACGAAGAGCGCCAGGGCGCCATCGAAATAGCCGACGAAGATGGCTATATGATGCAAGTCAAAGACGAGTTTAGCAATCTAGTGGATGAGTTTGCACCATTTGAGATGCCTACATCTCTAGTGCGCACACTCTCAGCAATCGCTATCAAACAACCAGTAATGCAATCGGAAGTAATTAAAATCCGTGGTGCTGGCGCTTATGATCATATTAAGGAGCTACTGGCCCGGGAGCTTATTCACCGCAAAGAAGACGGCCGCTCTCCTACTTTGACCACCACTAAAAAATTCCAGGAGTATTTTAGACTATCAAAAGATGGTCAAACCTGGCGCACTGTGATGGACAAAGCACAAAAGGCAGCACCGGCAGATCATATCGATATGGATGACGAAGTAATAGAGCCCAAGCAACTGGCTGTTTTTGATGCTACGCCAAAGCAAGAGGGTACTTTTGACGCCAGCCCTAAGCTTAATCAAGCAGATGAGCAGGACAGTGTCGCCAATGAATCAGTCAGCATGCTTGAAGCTGTCGATGCCATAAGCGAAGTCAAAGCTGGCTCAGCCAGTGGTAGCAACTAA